A section of the Sedimentisphaera cyanobacteriorum genome encodes:
- a CDS encoding HigA family addiction module antitoxin, translated as MKLSDLPAIPFHPGRILQEEFLTPLGITQTQLAKHIIAALRRVNEICRGRRSVSPQTASLLSQAFGATAQFWLNGQITYDLAAQKQKNRIYDVGPIVKSTG; from the coding sequence ATGAAACTTTCAGATTTGCCGGCAATTCCCTTTCACCCGGGCAGGATTTTGCAGGAAGAGTTTCTAACTCCGCTGGGTATCACCCAGACGCAGCTGGCAAAACATATTATCGCAGCTCTGCGCAGGGTAAATGAGATTTGCAGAGGCAGGCGGTCTGTGAGTCCGCAAACCGCATCGCTGCTTTCTCAGGCGTTTGGAGCTACGGCTCAGTTCTGGCTCAACGGGCAGATAACTTACGATTTGGCCGCGCAAAAGCAGAAAAACCGAATCTATGATGTTGGGCCTATTGTGAAATCTACGGGATGA
- a CDS encoding LemA family protein yields the protein MDTSQIVLIVIGVVLVLLILWAIGMYNSLVRFLNQVKNAWSQIDVQLKRRHDLIPNLVETAKGYMKHEQQTLQGVVDARSRALGAGNVNEKIDAEQKLNGAMSQFLLTVENYPDLKANQNFLALQEELTSTENKIAFARQGYNDQAMTYNNKISMFPSNIVAGIFRFTKWNYFEVENEQERQAPEVSF from the coding sequence ATGGACACCTCGCAGATTGTTCTTATTGTAATTGGCGTTGTTTTGGTTTTGCTCATACTTTGGGCGATTGGGATGTACAACTCGCTTGTGCGGTTCCTCAATCAGGTGAAAAACGCATGGTCTCAAATTGATGTGCAGCTCAAGCGAAGGCATGATTTGATACCGAACCTTGTGGAAACTGCCAAGGGATATATGAAACACGAACAGCAGACCCTTCAGGGCGTGGTGGATGCAAGGAGCAGGGCTCTCGGGGCAGGAAATGTCAATGAAAAAATTGATGCTGAGCAGAAGCTCAACGGGGCTATGAGCCAGTTCCTGCTGACAGTGGAAAACTACCCGGACCTCAAAGCCAACCAAAACTTCCTCGCTCTGCAGGAAGAGCTTACAAGCACTGAAAACAAAATCGCTTTCGCACGTCAGGGCTATAACGATCAGGCGATGACGTACAACAATAAAATTTCAATGTTCCCCTCGAACATTGTCGCAGGAATCTTCAGATTTACTAAATGGAACTACTTCGAGGTGGAAAACGAGCAGGAGCGTCAGGCCCCGGAAGTGAGCTTCTGA
- a CDS encoding TFIIB-type zinc ribbon-containing protein, protein MECPVCKEPMIILELDEVEIDYCAQCSGIWLDSGELELLLGEAGESLALEKAEVGEKSLRCPICMRKMKKVYMGSEKVLIDSCPAGHGLWFDEGELHQVILAASGPESRIASLLKSMFEDLEKK, encoded by the coding sequence ATGGAATGTCCGGTATGTAAAGAACCGATGATTATCCTTGAGCTCGATGAGGTTGAGATAGACTACTGCGCGCAGTGCAGCGGAATCTGGCTCGACAGCGGCGAGCTTGAGCTTCTGCTGGGCGAGGCGGGCGAATCTCTTGCCCTTGAGAAGGCTGAAGTGGGCGAAAAGAGCCTTCGCTGCCCGATTTGTATGCGTAAAATGAAAAAGGTATATATGGGAAGCGAAAAGGTGCTTATAGACTCCTGCCCCGCTGGGCACGGGCTCTGGTTTGATGAAGGCGAGCTGCATCAGGTGATCTTAGCTGCCTCAGGTCCTGAAAGCAGAATCGCTTCTCTTTTGAAGAGTATGTTTGAAGATCTTGAAAAAAAATAA
- a CDS encoding ATP-grasp domain-containing protein, which translates to MLKDGFNILFTSCGRRVSLAESFRQAGQKGGFKVTVNGADMRGEDCAAGQACDKAFRVSPVYADSYLDELLEIVRAENINLLIPTIDLDLLLLAENRARFEDAGCTVFVPNLPAVQIARDKRKTLDFLRSAGLNCPKIFTLDQAALSNDNEFFIKPWDGSASTNTVLAAGREELLFYAKKIPNSIIQEYISGIEYTCDIFTSQDNEVRCVVPRRRISVRAGEVSIGQTACDEEIISQCRILAATLRPGQSVLTVQLIKTPEGQMYFIEINARFGGGAPLTFRAGADYPLWIMQELSDGRSEACQSFQEGLKMYRYDSEIWV; encoded by the coding sequence ATGCTCAAAGACGGTTTTAATATACTTTTCACCTCCTGCGGAAGGCGGGTATCTCTCGCTGAATCTTTCAGACAGGCTGGGCAAAAGGGCGGTTTCAAGGTTACAGTAAACGGGGCTGATATGCGCGGGGAAGACTGCGCTGCAGGTCAGGCGTGCGACAAGGCCTTCAGGGTGAGCCCTGTTTATGCGGATTCTTATCTCGATGAGCTTCTGGAAATCGTGAGAGCGGAAAATATAAACCTGCTTATTCCAACTATTGATCTGGATCTGCTTCTGCTCGCTGAGAACAGAGCCCGATTTGAAGATGCCGGCTGCACGGTTTTTGTGCCCAATCTTCCCGCAGTTCAGATTGCAAGGGATAAAAGGAAAACCCTTGATTTTCTCCGGTCTGCAGGACTGAACTGCCCAAAGATTTTCACTTTAGATCAGGCGGCTCTTTCAAACGACAATGAGTTTTTCATTAAGCCTTGGGACGGGTCTGCAAGCACGAACACGGTTTTAGCTGCAGGCAGGGAAGAGCTGCTGTTTTACGCAAAAAAAATCCCGAACAGCATTATTCAGGAGTACATCTCAGGCATCGAATATACGTGCGATATCTTTACATCACAGGATAATGAAGTTCGCTGCGTTGTGCCGAGAAGAAGAATTTCTGTTCGGGCAGGGGAGGTTAGCATTGGCCAAACCGCCTGCGATGAAGAAATCATATCCCAGTGCCGAATTCTTGCAGCAACGCTCCGCCCGGGCCAGAGCGTGCTTACCGTTCAGCTTATAAAAACTCCCGAAGGCCAGATGTATTTTATTGAGATAAACGCAAGGTTCGGAGGCGGCGCACCGCTCACATTCAGGGCTGGGGCAGACTATCCGCTTTGGATTATGCAGGAGCTGTCGGATGGCCGCAGCGAAGCATGTCAAAGTTTTCAGGAGGGGCTCAAGATGTACAGATACGATTCTGAGATATGGGTTTGA
- a CDS encoding dockerin type I domain-containing protein, whose protein sequence is MKFKKILLSVSLFLLTFSAASAECPLDHIIIGVNEDGIADTEDDNRLFADCRQKYRSSTGWYYLLTESIFPSYKWRIGEPGFDQFQQTNPDAGYTYDPQRALNGSPDEDYKISIECISISTGLRVVHKNYPSFTISQAEQSFSHSEIHELRNDPHMHLSFQAVDQTGLYWVTWKMTDSEGKYESSEPFTLVFNAEPLLGDLAVDSKVDLLDLLELSAVWLRNQASSVNDFYERADTNRDGAVNMEDFANLAVNWQEEF, encoded by the coding sequence ATGAAATTCAAAAAAATACTTCTTTCAGTTTCATTATTTCTGCTGACATTTTCAGCAGCTTCTGCGGAATGCCCTTTGGATCATATTATTATAGGAGTAAATGAGGACGGCATCGCAGACACAGAAGACGATAACAGGCTCTTTGCAGACTGCCGCCAAAAATACCGCAGCTCAACAGGCTGGTATTACTTGCTTACAGAAAGTATTTTTCCGAGCTATAAATGGCGTATTGGTGAGCCCGGTTTCGATCAATTCCAGCAGACAAACCCCGATGCAGGCTATACCTATGACCCGCAGAGAGCCCTTAATGGCAGTCCTGATGAGGATTATAAGATTAGTATAGAGTGCATTTCAATATCTACGGGGTTGAGGGTTGTGCACAAAAACTATCCATCTTTCACTATTAGTCAAGCCGAGCAGTCTTTCAGCCATAGCGAAATCCATGAGCTTAGAAACGATCCGCATATGCACCTTTCTTTTCAGGCTGTTGATCAGACCGGTTTGTATTGGGTTACTTGGAAGATGACAGATTCTGAAGGCAAGTATGAGTCTTCTGAACCTTTTACTTTGGTTTTCAATGCTGAACCTTTGCTGGGTGATCTGGCTGTTGACAGTAAAGTGGATTTGTTAGATTTGCTCGAGCTGTCTGCAGTTTGGCTTAGAAATCAGGCTTCTTCAGTTAATGATTTTTATGAACGTGCTGATACCAACAGAGACGGTGCAGTTAATATGGAAGATTTTGCGAATCTTGCAGTAAACTGGCAAGAAGAGTTCTAA
- a CDS encoding prepilin-type N-terminal cleavage/methylation domain-containing protein gives MKSLTNHKTARQGNIKNIAGRAQGFSLIELLVVISVIALLLGILLPALNAARKRAKKVVCRSNMRQMGIAVQSYLIDHNNNLPPSSCHITNPDDYWLKVLSDYTGEQLLFRCPSDKADNFVDWSLPLEQQKSRRYSSFAVNALLDPVNYRYKGDSNIYNSIDSIHKPMHCIWISEAPNTKNFHLADHIHPESWEGSVEYAKKFIAWDRHIGKSNYLFVDGHAETLEFESTYAWPDKCFWYPESAPKWPENP, from the coding sequence ATGAAGAGCTTAACGAATCATAAGACGGCTCGGCAGGGCAATATAAAAAATATCGCAGGAAGAGCTCAGGGTTTCAGTCTAATTGAGCTTCTTGTGGTTATTTCGGTTATTGCCCTGCTTTTAGGGATTCTTCTGCCCGCATTGAATGCTGCAAGAAAGCGGGCAAAAAAGGTTGTATGCAGGAGCAATATGAGGCAGATGGGGATAGCTGTACAGTCTTATTTGATAGACCATAACAACAATTTACCTCCAAGTTCCTGCCATATAACAAATCCAGATGATTATTGGCTTAAGGTTTTGTCTGACTATACAGGCGAGCAGCTTCTATTTCGCTGTCCGAGCGATAAGGCAGATAATTTCGTGGACTGGAGCCTGCCCTTGGAGCAGCAGAAAAGCAGAAGGTATTCCAGCTTTGCAGTAAATGCGCTTCTTGACCCTGTGAATTACAGGTACAAAGGGGACTCGAACATATACAACAGTATTGACTCAATACATAAACCCATGCACTGCATTTGGATAAGCGAAGCGCCGAATACGAAAAATTTCCATTTGGCAGATCATATCCATCCAGAATCTTGGGAAGGATCAGTTGAGTATGCTAAAAAGTTCATTGCTTGGGACAGGCATATAGGAAAATCAAATTATCTATTCGTTGACGGTCATGCAGAAACTCTCGAGTTTGAATCAACTTATGCTTGGCCTGATAAATGCTTCTGGTATCCTGAATCGGCGCCAAAATGGCCTGAAAACCCGTAA
- a CDS encoding Fur family transcriptional regulator, which translates to MDLRRKNDSPEKTLKEYGLNCTKSQIKVLKVLLSAENPLARGDIISALGSRKIDKVTVYRILERFCEKGLVHKAYLDKRDCEYELADRCSKHQCHPHFKCIKCGRVICLYDEKIPLIESRRDDLVFLRQKTVIEGIGPECFAQGLYENK; encoded by the coding sequence ATGGATTTAAGAAGAAAAAATGATAGTCCGGAGAAGACGCTGAAAGAATACGGGCTGAACTGTACTAAATCACAGATTAAAGTTTTAAAAGTTCTTCTCAGCGCTGAGAATCCATTGGCGAGGGGTGATATAATAAGTGCATTAGGCTCACGAAAAATTGATAAGGTTACGGTTTACAGAATCCTTGAGAGGTTCTGTGAAAAGGGCCTTGTTCACAAGGCTTATCTTGATAAACGCGATTGTGAATATGAACTGGCCGACAGATGCAGCAAACATCAGTGTCATCCGCACTTTAAGTGCATAAAATGCGGCAGGGTAATCTGCCTTTATGACGAAAAAATCCCTCTCATAGAAAGCCGAAGGGATGATTTGGTATTTCTGAGGCAGAAAACTGTAATTGAAGGCATAGGGCCGGAATGCTTCGCTCAGGGATTATATGAGAATAAATAA
- a CDS encoding ABC transporter permease, whose translation MKLSDLYGLSLHNLFKHKVRSGLTSLGVIFGTASVIAMLAISEGAREESLAQIQSMGIENIIVYSKKPSDVGSETSGQNQSMVEQFGITDKDLQHFRMLDNIDKITTVTDTRMEVRSGTALLDLKLVGAERTFLDSTSAELIRGRWLSPVDAETQSRICVVGKNVKRKYFGLDCRNVIGRTIRAKNSIWRVVGEIEDSSGSELANLGSVNDMIIAPQKTITDLYDGYSYDMKRLSVNITVVHYDLIIAKVKELKFINNTARRLKNYMVKVHKDQKDWEVIVPFSLFKQRQKTQQIFTVVMGSIAGISLIVGGVGIMNIMLASVYERRKEIGTRRALGAKKEDILLQFLVETVTLTALGSVVGIATGIGLAESVSYYAGWPVVYSYWIMIVAFAIACSIGIVFGTYPAMKAAKQNPIEVLRAE comes from the coding sequence ATGAAACTCAGTGATCTATACGGCCTTTCCCTGCATAATCTCTTCAAGCATAAGGTTAGAAGCGGGCTTACCTCTCTGGGTGTTATTTTCGGCACTGCCAGCGTGATAGCTATGCTTGCCATATCTGAAGGAGCCCGTGAGGAGTCCCTCGCGCAGATTCAGTCTATGGGTATTGAGAACATTATCGTTTACAGCAAAAAGCCTTCTGATGTGGGCAGTGAAACTTCCGGGCAGAATCAGAGTATGGTTGAGCAGTTCGGCATCACAGATAAAGACCTGCAGCATTTTCGTATGCTTGATAATATCGACAAAATCACAACTGTAACTGATACGAGAATGGAGGTGCGTTCAGGAACTGCACTGCTCGATTTGAAGCTGGTTGGAGCGGAGAGAACATTTCTGGATTCCACATCAGCCGAGCTTATAAGAGGCAGATGGCTCTCACCTGTAGATGCAGAAACTCAGTCAAGAATATGCGTTGTGGGCAAGAATGTTAAGAGGAAGTATTTCGGCCTTGACTGCAGAAATGTTATTGGCAGAACCATAAGGGCAAAAAACTCGATCTGGAGGGTAGTTGGAGAAATCGAAGACTCCTCAGGCTCTGAGCTGGCGAATCTGGGAAGCGTCAACGATATGATAATTGCGCCGCAGAAAACTATTACCGATCTCTATGACGGTTATTCGTATGATATGAAGAGACTAAGCGTTAATATTACCGTTGTTCATTATGATTTGATAATAGCGAAGGTAAAAGAGCTTAAGTTCATAAACAATACGGCCAGAAGATTAAAGAACTATATGGTAAAGGTTCATAAGGATCAGAAAGACTGGGAGGTTATAGTGCCGTTTTCGCTATTTAAGCAGAGGCAGAAAACCCAGCAGATATTTACCGTGGTAATGGGCTCGATAGCCGGCATCTCGCTTATTGTAGGCGGGGTGGGGATTATGAATATTATGCTCGCAAGCGTTTACGAAAGACGCAAAGAGATCGGCACAAGAAGAGCTCTTGGTGCAAAAAAGGAAGATATACTTCTCCAGTTCCTCGTGGAAACGGTTACCCTAACTGCCCTCGGGTCTGTTGTGGGGATTGCTACGGGCATAGGCCTCGCAGAGTCTGTCTCTTACTATGCAGGCTGGCCGGTCGTTTATTCATACTGGATTATGATAGTTGCGTTTGCTATTGCATGCTCTATCGGTATCGTTTTCGGTACATACCCCGCTATGAAAGCCGCAAAGCAGAACCCTATCGAAGTGCTCAGAGCAGAATAA
- a CDS encoding ABC transporter ATP-binding protein, translating to MNSVIELSEIHKSYQISKSRNVPVLKGINFSVDSGEYLGIMGASGSGKSTLLNVLGLLDLPTKGSYSLEGSNTSTLGDRKLAELRNKKIGFIFQSFNLFGYLSVAQNIEVPLVYGNMQKRKRGKISEELAERLGLGHRLKHRPYELSGGERQRVAIARALSNSPTFILADEPTGNLDENTGNEVMDLFRELNENGTTIIAVTHNPEYESFFDRVVYLRDGKVEADYETQ from the coding sequence ATGAACTCTGTTATAGAGCTCAGTGAAATCCATAAAAGCTACCAGATCTCCAAGTCAAGAAACGTTCCGGTGCTCAAGGGGATAAACTTTTCTGTAGATTCTGGAGAGTATCTTGGGATTATGGGGGCCTCCGGCTCCGGCAAATCAACCTTGCTGAACGTGCTGGGTCTCCTTGATTTGCCCACAAAAGGAAGCTACAGCCTTGAAGGCTCCAATACAAGCACCCTTGGAGACAGAAAGCTCGCAGAGCTGCGAAACAAAAAAATCGGTTTCATCTTTCAAAGCTTCAACCTTTTCGGTTATCTCAGTGTTGCTCAGAATATTGAGGTGCCCCTCGTTTACGGTAATATGCAAAAAAGGAAGCGGGGAAAAATCTCTGAGGAACTGGCTGAGCGTCTGGGTCTTGGCCACAGGCTCAAGCACCGCCCCTACGAGCTATCAGGAGGCGAGAGGCAGAGAGTGGCAATAGCGAGGGCTCTATCCAACAGCCCCACTTTCATTCTTGCAGATGAGCCTACGGGTAATCTTGACGAGAATACAGGGAATGAAGTTATGGATCTGTTCCGGGAGCTCAATGAAAACGGAACAACTATTATCGCAGTAACACACAACCCCGAGTACGAGAGTTTTTTCGACAGGGTTGTGTATCTCAGAGACGGGAAGGTGGAAGCGGATTATGAAACTCAGTGA
- a CDS encoding efflux RND transporter periplasmic adaptor subunit: MNRKTTALIILAAGLLISVSGCEDAKKQSSSSKDSSHLDRYFTVEPRDIVIGVEESGTVNSLKNHKIRYEASYRTQISWVIDENSEVEEGEVLVKFDDEELVSQVDEYENQLENSRKELSIAKEELEIQKSENEANLRQARDRVTDAEEELSKFLRLEGPKLRDEQTVEVENAREALDEAEQAYEEAYEEHQSTVYDNQEEKNEAEDHLETLKGRIEREEINYENVLIDDKIFKRYTYRNRITTLENNLEQSRLDLKKTQVRADSSLIQKQNQIQRHKNDIQRLEKELKRHREYLSMMELTSPVDGVVLYGDTDDRWRDEEPTEGMDVRRGEVLLTIPDLSQLMIDMDLPEIYRSRVNMGDEAVITVESIQGLSVKGEVSDISPLPVNQLRWDPASPKIYETRITVPEEEKNERMVTGMNVQAKIISQRLKDVLAVPIEAVFEKDGRLFVYRTENGSPEVVYVEIGPADDDFVSIEKGLDAGDKVCLFEPVE, translated from the coding sequence GTGAATCGTAAAACCACTGCTTTAATAATTCTTGCAGCTGGTTTGCTGATTTCAGTGTCTGGCTGCGAGGATGCAAAAAAACAGAGCAGCAGCTCTAAAGATTCCAGCCACCTCGACCGATACTTCACCGTTGAACCCCGCGATATAGTTATAGGGGTGGAAGAGTCGGGCACAGTAAACTCGCTTAAGAACCATAAAATAAGATACGAGGCTTCGTACCGAACTCAGATTAGCTGGGTTATCGACGAAAATTCAGAGGTTGAGGAAGGCGAGGTTTTGGTTAAATTTGACGATGAAGAGCTTGTCTCACAGGTTGATGAATATGAAAATCAGCTTGAGAATTCCAGAAAAGAGCTCAGCATTGCCAAGGAAGAGCTGGAAATTCAGAAAAGCGAGAATGAGGCAAATCTCAGGCAGGCACGTGACAGAGTTACGGACGCAGAAGAAGAGCTTTCGAAGTTTTTGAGGCTTGAAGGCCCGAAGCTCAGAGACGAGCAGACTGTTGAGGTGGAGAATGCACGTGAAGCGCTGGATGAAGCTGAGCAGGCCTATGAGGAGGCCTACGAAGAGCATCAGTCAACAGTGTATGACAATCAGGAAGAAAAGAACGAGGCGGAAGACCACCTCGAAACGCTGAAAGGCAGAATCGAGCGTGAAGAGATTAATTACGAAAACGTTCTGATTGATGATAAGATCTTCAAAAGATACACCTACCGCAACAGAATTACAACTCTGGAGAATAATCTTGAACAGAGCAGGCTGGATTTGAAAAAGACTCAGGTTCGCGCAGATTCAAGCTTGATCCAAAAGCAGAATCAGATCCAGAGGCATAAAAACGACATTCAAAGGCTCGAGAAAGAGCTCAAACGCCACAGGGAATATCTCTCTATGATGGAGCTTACATCGCCCGTGGATGGAGTAGTTCTTTATGGAGATACAGACGACAGGTGGCGGGATGAAGAGCCTACTGAAGGTATGGATGTTCGAAGGGGAGAGGTCCTGCTTACCATACCGGATCTCTCGCAGCTTATGATAGATATGGATCTTCCTGAGATTTACCGTTCCAGAGTTAATATGGGAGACGAGGCTGTTATCACTGTGGAGTCTATACAGGGGCTTTCTGTTAAGGGTGAAGTTTCGGATATATCTCCTCTGCCGGTAAACCAGCTCCGCTGGGATCCTGCATCACCTAAGATATATGAAACCAGAATCACCGTTCCCGAGGAGGAAAAAAACGAACGTATGGTTACTGGTATGAATGTTCAGGCGAAGATTATCTCACAAAGGCTCAAGGATGTTCTGGCAGTTCCGATAGAGGCTGTTTTCGAGAAAGACGGACGGTTGTTCGTATATAGAACAGAAAACGGCAGCCCCGAGGTAGTTTATGTGGAGATAGGCCCGGCAGATGATGATTTTGTAAGCATAGAAAAAGGGCTTGACGCCGGCGACAAGGTATGCCTGTTTGAGCCTGTAGAATAA
- a CDS encoding type II secretion system protein GspD, giving the protein MSLFISSSFVFAANEEPAEGKKEVIRQLENLFSEEINPQANITEIQEEPYVKVVEGGDGLSTLVYRCRYSDCKEVSDGLEAAISRNGLIEESEEKNMVIVSDSTERIEQIREVIIAMDVPIPQILVEAKVIEVSARDDYRQQLNFVYDEESKSLRPPGADPDTNYTQKPDMLDFSPYSVGVEGQINTFNYLANWLKKANDAEILSSPNIVVSLNKRGNIVTGEDLPIQSTSTTGSTVNTDIKYKRTGIRLEVTPTRINEKTVKLQVNPEVSTVTRYEEFNKTQTPVITIRNVETELTVQDGEIIMLGGLYSTEDLKQDSKVPFFGDLPLIGELFRSKDDSKIIKQLIFVMKVKVVQNSVGTFVDIEKQAEAIRKTGDQIRNSNALFPNRKIEEDNGEKK; this is encoded by the coding sequence TTGTCTTTATTCATTAGCTCTTCTTTTGTCTTCGCTGCAAACGAAGAACCCGCAGAAGGCAAGAAGGAAGTCATCAGGCAGCTTGAAAATCTCTTCAGTGAAGAAATCAATCCTCAAGCGAATATTACCGAGATCCAGGAAGAGCCTTATGTAAAGGTTGTAGAAGGTGGAGACGGGCTCTCAACGCTTGTTTACAGGTGCAGATATTCAGATTGCAAAGAGGTTTCAGACGGCCTTGAGGCAGCGATAAGCCGGAACGGGCTTATCGAAGAGAGCGAAGAGAAGAATATGGTAATCGTCAGTGATTCGACCGAGCGGATCGAGCAGATCAGGGAGGTGATTATTGCAATGGATGTGCCTATACCTCAGATACTCGTTGAGGCCAAGGTGATAGAGGTTTCCGCCAGAGATGATTACCGTCAGCAGCTGAACTTTGTTTACGATGAAGAATCCAAATCCCTTCGTCCCCCGGGGGCAGACCCGGATACAAACTACACGCAGAAACCGGATATGCTGGATTTCTCGCCCTATTCTGTAGGCGTTGAAGGGCAGATCAATACCTTCAATTATCTTGCAAACTGGCTCAAGAAGGCCAATGATGCAGAAATCCTCTCTTCTCCGAATATTGTGGTATCGCTGAATAAAAGGGGCAACATCGTTACTGGTGAGGATCTTCCGATCCAGTCAACCTCCACAACCGGAAGCACCGTTAATACCGACATCAAGTATAAAAGAACGGGCATACGCCTTGAGGTAACCCCCACCAGAATCAACGAAAAGACCGTAAAGCTTCAGGTTAATCCCGAGGTCAGCACGGTTACACGTTACGAAGAATTCAACAAAACCCAGACGCCCGTAATAACAATCAGGAACGTGGAAACAGAGCTTACCGTTCAGGACGGCGAGATTATTATGCTCGGCGGGCTTTACTCAACTGAAGACCTCAAGCAGGACAGTAAAGTTCCTTTCTTCGGAGATCTGCCTCTTATTGGAGAGCTTTTCAGGTCTAAGGATGATTCAAAGATAATCAAGCAGCTTATTTTTGTGATGAAAGTTAAAGTTGTGCAGAATTCCGTAGGCACTTTTGTTGACATCGAAAAACAGGCCGAGGCAATCAGAAAAACCGGCGATCAGATCAGAAATTCAAACGCACTGTTTCCGAACAGAAAAATCGAAGAAGATAACGGAGAGAAAAAGTGA
- a CDS encoding DUF362 domain-containing protein: MKPASLIYCKDYQPDKLRETIARHFELAGGLDKLISRSDRVILKPNLIAPHPPERPSQTHPAFIVETAKLLKDFGARVCVADSPAWSNAEHCLEVLGAAGQLREIGVEIKTFGSSVKTRLPYAEIDVNISKDALEADAIINLPKLKAHQQLGATIAFKNMFGTVCGKRKAYWHFKRGKTCEDFAALILGIYEKTAPVFNLIDGIVCMEGRGPLNGNARNLGITLSGSSALSCELACARLLDYRIEELPLVKYYLEQNPDFKGKQSYIIGDNPELVAGCGFQKAQTIPISFSFARIVRSVFKQLLVMIKIKAKR, from the coding sequence ATGAAACCAGCATCGCTTATATACTGCAAAGACTATCAGCCCGATAAGCTGAGAGAAACGATCGCAAGGCATTTCGAACTTGCCGGCGGGCTGGATAAGCTCATCTCCCGCTCAGACAGGGTGATTTTGAAGCCGAACTTGATTGCGCCTCATCCCCCTGAAAGACCAAGCCAGACGCACCCTGCTTTCATTGTAGAAACAGCTAAGCTTCTCAAAGATTTTGGAGCACGGGTTTGCGTGGCAGATTCTCCCGCTTGGTCTAACGCTGAGCACTGCCTTGAGGTGCTCGGGGCAGCAGGGCAGCTCAGGGAAATCGGTGTTGAGATCAAAACATTCGGCAGCTCTGTTAAAACCCGCCTGCCCTATGCCGAGATAGATGTGAATATCTCAAAAGATGCTTTAGAAGCTGATGCAATTATAAATCTTCCAAAGCTAAAGGCGCATCAGCAGCTCGGTGCAACCATTGCATTCAAAAATATGTTTGGAACAGTTTGCGGAAAGAGAAAGGCCTACTGGCACTTCAAAAGGGGGAAAACCTGCGAAGATTTTGCCGCACTAATACTGGGCATATACGAAAAAACTGCACCCGTCTTTAATCTTATAGACGGGATTGTATGCATGGAAGGAAGAGGGCCTCTAAACGGAAACGCCAGAAATCTCGGCATTACTCTATCGGGCAGCTCTGCCCTCAGCTGCGAGCTCGCCTGCGCACGTCTGCTTGATTACCGCATAGAAGAATTGCCTCTTGTGAAATATTATCTCGAACAAAACCCTGATTTTAAGGGTAAGCAGTCTTATATAATTGGAGATAATCCCGAGCTGGTTGCAGGGTGTGGTTTTCAGAAGGCTCAAACTATTCCAATTTCTTTCAGTTTCGCCCGAATTGTAAGAAGTGTATTCAAGCAGCTGCTCGTTATGATTAAAATAAAAGCAAAAAGGTAG